From Ferroacidibacillus organovorans:
TGTCGACGACGCAACGGAAATCCTTGAAACGGAAAAACAACTCCTGTCGTTTCACAATGATTTTGAAGTGGTTGGCGAAGCAAAAAATGGAAAAGATGCGATTGCATTGGTGGAGCTAGCAAAGCCTGATATTGTTCTTATGGATATCAATATGCCGGTAATGGATGGCATTGAAGCAACGCGCAGAATCGCAGAAGTGGCTCCCAATACGGCGGTCATCATCGTCTCTGTGCAAGAGGAATTCCAGGCGCTTCGCGGCGCCATTCAAGTCGGTGCCAAAGAATACCTTCTAAAACCGTTTACAACAGAGAGTCTGGCGCAATCCATCCGGACTGTCTATCACCAGATGGAGCGTTCTGTTCGAGCGACGACAACGCAAGTTTTATCGGAAAATTTTCGCTCACGCTCACGCGTGATCTCGATGCTAAGTGCAAAAGGCGGTGTCGGGAAATCGACGATTGCGGTTAACGTAGCGTGCGCCATGGCGGAAAAAGGGAAAAAAGTTGTATTGATAGACCTTGATCTATTCTTTGGAGACGCGGCGTTGTTGCTTGGTTACAGTGATCTATCGAGAAACATTTACACGCTGATGCTAGAAGGTGATCACTATCTTGAAATGGTGTCATCGTATTTGTTTACGCACGCCTGTGGTTTAAAGGTTCTCCCTGCACCTCAACAAATTGAACAGGGAGAACTGATTTCTGCACATTATATTGACGATCTTGTAAAGGCGCTGCGCGCTTCGTATGACTACATTCTCATCGATACAGCGCCTGCGCTTACGGATGTGCTCTTCGCAGCGCTTGAAACGTCTGATGAGACATGGCTCGTGAGTACGGCAGACTTAGCTTCGATCAAGAATAATCAGCGCCTCTTAAAAGCGTTAAGAGCTGTGGGAAGCGAACCAAAATTGTTGCGCCACCTTCTTGTGAAGCGCGGCAAGTTGAGTGAACGCGCCGTGGAGGATGTGTTGTCGCTTGAGACGTTTTCGGCCATTGATTACGATCCGGCAACGATTTGCAGTGCGGCAGATGTGGGGATTCCTGCCGTACTTGAGCATCGCGCTTCGCGTGCAGTACGCGATCTAAAGCATCTCGCCACAAAGACGATCGCTGAGGAATCCAGACGACGAGAGCCGCGCGTTAAGCCGTCACGTCTTCGTTTTCTGGCAAGGGGGGCTAAAGGATGAGTTTGACGCTGCGGGATCGCATGGAACGGCGAAAGACTACGGAGATGATAAATGAGTACAAAGTGGCCGATGAGCATGTCGCGCATGAGGTGCGCGAAGTTCCGGCTCAGATGGCGAGTCTAGGTGTCACCGATTTGAAAACAAAGCTTCACATTCAGTTGGTCGATCGTTTAACAGAGCAAGAAGATGAGGCGGAGTATGAGAGTGTGTTTCTTCAGGCATTGTCTGAAGAGGGCGTCGTATTGCCAAAAGCAGAACGCGATCGCTTATGGAGTGAACTGCTCGCTGAGATACGTGGCTTTGGTCCAATTGACCCCCTTTTGCATGATGAGTCGATCAGTGAAGTCATGGTAGTCGCACCCGACCAAGTCTATATCGAGCGTAAAGGGAAACTTGCACTCACAGAAATCAGGTTTAAAGATGCGGATCACGTACAGCGCATCATTGAAAAAATCGTATCGCCGATTGGTCGGCGAATTGATGAATCCGTGCCTTATGTAGATGCGCGTTTGCCGGATGGCTCGCGCGTTCACGCGATCATCCCCCCGCTCGCACTAAAAGGGCCATGCCTCACGATTCGAAAGTTTACCGCTATACCCCTTCAGGTGTCAGATTTGATTCATTTTGGAACACTGACACCCCCCATGGCAGAGTTTTTGCGTGCCGCAATCGATGCGCGCTTAAACATCGTCATCTCTGGAGGGACTGGCTCAGGAAAAACGACAACCTTAAATGTTATATCAAACTTTATTCGCGAGGATGAGCGGATCATTACGATTGAAGATGCGGCTGAGTTAAAGCTTCAACAGCGCCATCTGGTAACGCTTGAGGCAAGACCTGCAAACGTTGAGGGACGCGGCGCAGTCACGATTCGAGATCTTGTAAAAAATGCGCTCCGCATGCGACCGGATCGCATTGTAGTCGGTGAGGTGCGCGGCGCAGAGGCGCTGGACATGCTGCAGGCGATGAACACAGGGCATGATGGGTCACTGACAACTGCGCATGCCAATACACCGCGCGATATGCTCAGACGTCTTGAAACCATGGTGATGATGGCTGGAATGGAACTCCCCGTGCGCGCGATTCGGGAGCAAATTGCCTCAGCCGTCGATCTTGTCGTTCAGCAGTCGCGGCTCTCCGACGGAGGTCGAAAAATAACTTATATTACTGAGGTGATCGGCATGGAAGGCGATCAAATTATCCTCCAGGACATCTTTACCTTCGAGCAGCGTGGACGACGGCATGACGGGTCGGTGATAGGTAAGCATCACGCGACCGGAATTGTTCCGGCATGCACGGAGGCGATGCAGGCGTATGGCATTCCTTTTCGCATGGACTGGTTTCAAGCGATGAATGAGTGAGGATATTGCCACCTAGCGCGAGAACTGGGGGTGTGAATATGCAAATTATCCTTTTCTTTACTTTTTTTCTGTTGATCTATACACCACTTTTTATGGCTACACAGCGAACTTCGCGTGTGAAGGATCGCCTTCGCGCCATCGCAGATGATACGGTGAAGACAGAAGAGGCACTACCTGCTAAAAAAATCCTCCCCAAAAAACTCCCTGCGGCGACGCTTTTGTCGCGATGGCTCAATTCAGTGGCGCTGGCGATGATGGCGACTGGGATGCCGTTGCCGCTTGAGAGGGCACGAATTTATTCTGCTGGTTTGCTGTTTTTTCCGCTTATCCTTTCAATTTTTATTGGCAGACCGTTTCTTGTTTTGGCCTATTGGGCACTCCTTTACGCGTGGATTCACTTCGAAAAAAAGCGTCGTGAAAGAATTCGGATTCGCGCATTTGAACGTGATCTTCCCGAGATGCTTCGTGTCGTTTCAGGTGCTTTGCGCGCAGGAAACTCATTTTTTCAAGCGATAGACATGGTTGCGCGTGACGCGGGAGGTATTCTTGGAGATGAATTTCGGCGAATGATTCGTGAAATGTCACTCGGCGTAAGTGTTGAAGAGGCGATCAAACATGCGGCTTCGCGAATCCAGTCGGGAGATTTTGAACTGATTGCAAACGCCTTTCTTGTATCGCGGCAGGTTGGTGGAAATTTGGCCGAAGTGTTGGAGACAGTCGAAGAGACCATTCGTGATCGTATACGGTTAAAGGGCGAGATCCGCTCGCTCACTGCGCAAGGAAGAATGTCAATGTGGATCTTTCTATTGATGACACCTGGAATTGCGGCTGTTCTTGTCTTTTTTAACCCAAGCTATCTTTCTTTGTTCGTTACGAACGAACTCGGAATTTTTCTTTTGGCGATTGCTTTTGTCGGACAAATCGTAGGCGCCTTGTTGATTCGAAAAATTGTTCAAATCGAAGTGTAGCTGACAAGGGGTGTTCTCGTGGCGATCAGTGCTCTTCTTTTGTTTTTGTCGATTGGACTTGCGCTCTATTTATCGCTAAAACTTTTTTTTTGCGCGACAACTCGCTGTCGAAGTCCGCGTCAGAGAGCTATTGCCAGAGTCCCCGAGTACACTGGCTTGGCGAACGCTTGTAAACCGTTTCTCACAATTTTATTTCATGGTTTTGCTCAAACTGACGCCAAAGCAAATTCGTGAACGTGAGCAGGCACAGGCGAGAAGGTCGGGATTTAAGACGGCCGAAGCCATTCGCCAGTACGAGCGCCTGCGCGGAATGGTTTACGGTGCAATGCTCATCTTGCCATTTTTCTGTCTTTTTTCTGGACACAGTGCGATCCATGTTGAATCGGCGATTGTTCTGCCACTTTTTGTTCTGATCGGATTTCGTTTTTACATGAAACGGCGCGAACGATTGTTGCAAGAACAAATGCGAAGAGACTTGCCACAAGTCATTGATATGATCACGATCAGTGTAGAGGCAGGGCTCGGTTTTGATCAGTCGCTAACTCGTGTGACGGAGCAGATGGACTCATCTTTGATCGACGAACTACGTCAGATTCTCCTTGAGATGAATCTTGGCAAATCAAGGAGAAACGCCTTTCGCGACGCTGCCAACCGGGTGGCGATCGATGAGTTTCAAAGTCTGATGAATGCGCTGATTCATGCGGATCGCGTGGGCATGGGAATCGCTGGCGTATTGCGGATACAAGGTGCAGAGGTGCGCAGGCGCCTGAAACAAAAGGCGGAAGAAAAAGCGATGAAGGCTCCCATCAAAATCCTGTTTCCTCTGGTATTCTTTATCTTTCCAGGTCTGTTTGTCATTTTGATGGGCCCGGCTGTCTTGCGAATTATCGCGGGCCTCTCACACGCATAAGGAGGAAATGCATTGAACATGTACAAAGATGATCTGCTGTTTGCAC
This genomic window contains:
- a CDS encoding type II secretion system F family protein — protein: MPESPSTLAWRTLVNRFSQFYFMVLLKLTPKQIREREQAQARRSGFKTAEAIRQYERLRGMVYGAMLILPFFCLFSGHSAIHVESAIVLPLFVLIGFRFYMKRRERLLQEQMRRDLPQVIDMITISVEAGLGFDQSLTRVTEQMDSSLIDELRQILLEMNLGKSRRNAFRDAANRVAIDEFQSLMNALIHADRVGMGIAGVLRIQGAEVRRRLKQKAEEKAMKAPIKILFPLVFFIFPGLFVILMGPAVLRIIAGLSHA
- a CDS encoding type II secretion system F family protein: MQIILFFTFFLLIYTPLFMATQRTSRVKDRLRAIADDTVKTEEALPAKKILPKKLPAATLLSRWLNSVALAMMATGMPLPLERARIYSAGLLFFPLILSIFIGRPFLVLAYWALLYAWIHFEKKRRERIRIRAFERDLPEMLRVVSGALRAGNSFFQAIDMVARDAGGILGDEFRRMIREMSLGVSVEEAIKHAASRIQSGDFELIANAFLVSRQVGGNLAEVLETVEETIRDRIRLKGEIRSLTAQGRMSMWIFLLMTPGIAAVLVFFNPSYLSLFVTNELGIFLLAIAFVGQIVGALLIRKIVQIEV
- a CDS encoding response regulator; its protein translation is MKSIIRILLVDDATEILETEKQLLSFHNDFEVVGEAKNGKDAIALVELAKPDIVLMDINMPVMDGIEATRRIAEVAPNTAVIIVSVQEEFQALRGAIQVGAKEYLLKPFTTESLAQSIRTVYHQMERSVRATTTQVLSENFRSRSRVISMLSAKGGVGKSTIAVNVACAMAEKGKKVVLIDLDLFFGDAALLLGYSDLSRNIYTLMLEGDHYLEMVSSYLFTHACGLKVLPAPQQIEQGELISAHYIDDLVKALRASYDYILIDTAPALTDVLFAALETSDETWLVSTADLASIKNNQRLLKALRAVGSEPKLLRHLLVKRGKLSERAVEDVLSLETFSAIDYDPATICSAADVGIPAVLEHRASRAVRDLKHLATKTIAEESRRREPRVKPSRLRFLARGAKG
- a CDS encoding CpaF family protein encodes the protein MSLTLRDRMERRKTTEMINEYKVADEHVAHEVREVPAQMASLGVTDLKTKLHIQLVDRLTEQEDEAEYESVFLQALSEEGVVLPKAERDRLWSELLAEIRGFGPIDPLLHDESISEVMVVAPDQVYIERKGKLALTEIRFKDADHVQRIIEKIVSPIGRRIDESVPYVDARLPDGSRVHAIIPPLALKGPCLTIRKFTAIPLQVSDLIHFGTLTPPMAEFLRAAIDARLNIVISGGTGSGKTTTLNVISNFIREDERIITIEDAAELKLQQRHLVTLEARPANVEGRGAVTIRDLVKNALRMRPDRIVVGEVRGAEALDMLQAMNTGHDGSLTTAHANTPRDMLRRLETMVMMAGMELPVRAIREQIASAVDLVVQQSRLSDGGRKITYITEVIGMEGDQIILQDIFTFEQRGRRHDGSVIGKHHATGIVPACTEAMQAYGIPFRMDWFQAMNE